The Neoasaia chiangmaiensis sequence AAGTTCCGTCAGGTCGGCGGCGTAACCGGAGGCGTCGATGTTGGCGATGCGATAGCCGCGGGGCCCGTCCGACTCGCGCAGGATACGGAAACGCGCAACGCCGCTCAGCGTGATGGCGAAGGTGCCGTCCGCACGTTCGGTGAAAGCCGTGATACGACCGAGGCAGCCGACCTGATAGAGCGGCGGCGCGGGTTCGTCATCGGCTTCATCGCGCGGTTGCACCATGCCGATCAGGCGGTTGCCGGCCAGCGCGTCCTCGATCAGCGCGATGTAACGCGGCTCGAAGACGTTCAGCGGCAGCTTGCCCCAGGGCAGGAGCAGCGCGCCGGAGAGGGGGAAAAGCCCGACCTGCGCCGGAATGTCGGCCAGCGTGGCCTCGTGCAGGCGCGGCAGGCGGCGGGGGATATCGTCCCCGCCAAAGACGTCGCCGGAAGTTTCGCTCATGCGAAAAGCATGGCCGACAGCTTGCGGCGCGCCGGCAGGGTGGCCGGGTCGGCATTACCCCAGGCCTCGAAGAAGCGCAGCAGTTCGGTCTTGGCCGCGCCGTTGTTCCAGTCGCGGTCCGTCCTGATGATGTCGAGCAGCGCCTGCGCCGCTTCCGCACGCTGACCGGCACCGTTCAGCGCGCCGGCCAGCCTGAAGCGAAGCGTATGGTCGCCGGGGCTTGCGGCCAGTTCCGTCCGCAGCCCATCCAGTGCGGCAGCGGCGGCGCGGCCTTCCTGATGCAGGGCCAATGCTGCACGGGCCCCGCTGACTTCCGGGTGATCGGCCAGCTTGGCGGGAACCTGGCTCAGCGCCTCGGCGGCCCCCGCATCGTCGTCCAGCGCGATCAGCGCGCGGATCATGCCGCCCCAGCCATCCGGATTCTCCGGCTCGATCTCCAGAAGGGAGGCGAACAATCCGACCGCTTCCTCGGCACGGTTCTCCTGTAACGCGGTGCGCGCGGCGGCAAGGATGTCGGCGCTGGGCATGGCGCCGCCGGTCAATTTCAGCAGCGCCTCGATGAAGCGCTTCACTTCGCTCTCCGGTTGCGCGCCCTGGATCAGGTCGACGATCTGGCCCTTGTAAAACGCGGCCACCAGCGGGATCGACTGGATCGGCAGGCCGATCTGCGCCAGTTGCCCGGCGAGGGCCTGGTTGGCCTCGATATCCACCTTGACCAGCTTGACGCGTCCGCCAGCCGCCGTGACCACCTTTTCCAGAACAGGCGTGAACTGGCGGCAGGGACCACACCACGGTGCCCAGAAGTCCACCAGGACTGGCAGGTCGCGGCTGGCATCCAGCACTTCCGGCATGAAGCTGCGCTGGTCGGCATCCACGATCATCACACTGCCGGCCTGGGGTGGCGCAGGTGTGTCGCTGATGAAGGAGGAGCCGGGTTGCTGACTGCCGCGCGGCTGTCCGATGAGATGATCCATAAAAAAGCAGTCCTCGTTCGACGTCGATGCAGCCGATGGCCGCTGAATTGCTGTCTAAGATCGGCGCGCGGACGCGATGACGCAAGGTGAATGCGCTGCGTTCCCGATCTTCGTGAAAAAAATCCGCTTTTTCCGCTTCGAGGCTCTTGCGTCCGGAAGCCGACTCCCGTATTCACCCCTCCAACGGAGTGCGGGCGTAGCTCAGGGGTAGAGCACAACCTTGCCAAGGTTGGGGTCGTGGGTTCGAATCCCATCGCCCGCTCCAGATTCTCTCAAGAAAATTGGGCGGTTAGAGCGGTTCTTCGGGGCCGTTTTTTGCTTCCCCGCCCTCGTCAGGCTGACCGGGGAAGCAGGGGGGAAGCAAACGGCGGCGTATTCGCGGCCGCTTCCGGATACTGGCGGCATGGACCGTCTCCCTTATTCAGCGTGTCATGAGCGGAGTGTTTCCGCTGCCATGACGGCTCTTGCAATCGATCGCAATCCGACAGCCGACGCGACACGTTTCACCGAATGCGACGCCCGCAACAGAGTTCTGTCCCTTTCAACTCGGGGGTGGTTTTGCTGAGGCTGTGTCCCGTAGCGTGGTGTAGGAGCACCGATCCTCGACGGGTCCGAGGTTATCAGGCGGCCACGGGGGGCATGCGGATTATGGGATTATGGCTTATGGCGGCCAGTCCTTCCAGCGTCATGTAGCGTCGGCAGACGGCCCACTCGTCGTTCTGTTCGAGCATCAAGGCGCCGACCAGCCGGCTGACCTGGCTTTTGGAGACGCCGCCGGCCCCCATGGCGCGGACGAGGTCATCGACCGATCGCGTGGAAATCCCCTGCACATAGGCTTCCTGGATCACGGCCAGCAACGCCTTTTCCGCTGTCCGGCGCGGCTCGAGGAAGGTCGGGAAATAGCTGCCCTTGCGCAGCTTCGGTATCGCGAGTTCGACCGTCCCTGCCCGCGTGTCCCAGTTCCGGGCGCGATAGCCATTACGCTACGCCGATCGGGATGCCGAACGCACGCCCAATGGCGCACCGGTCCGGGCCTCGACCTCCATTTCCATCATCCGGTCGGCAGCGAACGCCAGCATCTCGCGCACGAAATCACCGTCAGACGCTTGCTCCACAAGCTCCAGCAGCGCCATCTTGTCGTCGGTCATCGTCAGGTCCTTCAGGTTCGTTGTCACATCCGAACCCTACCAAAGACCGGCGATGGCCGCCTCAGCAGCCAAAACTCGCTCCTACACCACGCTACGGGACACAGCCAGGTTCTAATCGCATACGATGGGGAAGCAATAATTACATAACGTAATCTCACTTGCAAATGACTCTCAATAACGATACGAGCCCTGAGCCAACAACGGCATGAGACAACGTTGAGGACGGGTATGCATCGCAGCCGGGTTATTTGTTTGATCCCTTTTTCGCTTATCTTCGGTGGAGAGGCTTTTGCCGCCGATCAGCAGGAAAAGGCCGGGCAGCCGCATCAACGAGGGACATCCGCTGCCAGGCAGAGCCCGGCTCAGGCCGCCACGGTCGAAAGACTGGAAGTGCGTGGGCGGAGACCAGCGACCATTGCGTCCTCGGCTACAAAAAACGATACGCCTCTCATCGAAACCGCCCAGTCGGTTACGGTTGTCACCCGTAACGAAATGGATATTCGAGGGGTACTGAACCTTAATCAGGCTGTACGGTATACGGCTGGTATCACACCAGATCTCCGTGGTGGGGAGGGCTCGCGTTATGATCAGTTCCTGCTGCGCGGATTTATGGTTCCGACCTTCCTCGATGGGCTGAAGCTTCAGGATAGTCCGACCGGATATGCGGTGGCGCAGACCGATACGTCCCGGCTCGATCGGGTAGAGATTCTCAAGGGGCCGGCTTCGGCTCTCTACGGTCAATCCAGCCCCGGCGGCCTCGTTGCGTTATCCAGCAAATTGCCGACGGACCGGCAGTCCTATGGCGGTGTCAACGCGACCGGTGGCATGTTCGATCTCTATCGCGTCGATGCGGATGTCGGGGGGTGGGCGACGAAAGACGGGCTGGTTCGCTATCGCGTCTATGGAACCGTCAATGGTCAGCATACCCAGTTGAGCCGCACGGGAAGCCGACGTTTCAGCATCAGCCCCGCCTTCACATTTGGCGGTGATGGGCCGACGACGTTGACGCTGCTGGGTAATTATCAATACGACCCGGAGAACGGGAGTTACGGCGGTGTTCCTCTGGTTGGTTCATTGAAGCCGGCACCGTTCGGTTATCTGCCGCGGAATTTCTATGATGGCGATGTGCCATATGAGAAGTTCAATCGGCGCCAGGGGGCGATCACCTATATTTTCAATCATCGTTTCAATAACGATTGGGTTTTCACGACGCGAGGACGTTACGATGATGTCAAGACGCAGTATCGAAGCGTCTATAACAGCGGCTATTATATCGATGATGAAACGCTGGCGCGATCAGCGTTCGGCACCAACGAGCATACGCATAACCTGACGTTCGACAGCCAGTTCAAAGGGCATGTCCGAACGGGGCCTTTGCGCCACACGATGATGTTCGGTTTCGATTACATGCAGCAGCGTGCGACAGAATTGGGGTTCTACGGCAGTGCGCCAAGCCTGAACGTCTTCCACCCGGATTATGACATGAACATTCCGGCTGCGAGTCCCTATGTGGACTATCTGACGAACTCCCATCAGATCGGCGTTTACGGGCAGGATGAAATCCGCTGGAAGGGACTGATCCTGACGGGAAGTTTGCGTAACGACTGGTATCGCTCGCATCAGATCGAGCATCTTTCCGGATCGGATACCCGGGAAAACCCAAGCCAGATCACGTGGCGCGCTTCGGGTCTGTATCATTTCGATTTCGGCCTTTCGCCTTATATCAGCTACTCGACCTCCTTTCAGCCCCAATCCGGCATCGTCTCCAACGATGGCGGCGCGACGCTTCGCCAGGCTGACCCGTCGATCGGCAAGCAGCTTGAAGGTGGTGTGAAATATCAGATTCCGGGCACGCCGATCCTGTTGACGGCGGCGGGATTTCATATCGAACAGACCAATGTTCTCGTATCCGGCGTCAATACTGGCTACAGCACTGAAAGTGGCCTGGTCCACTCGGACGGCTTCGAATTCGAGGCGCATGTGGAGGCCTACAAGAACCTGATGATCACCGCGGCGGTGAGCACGCAGAAGGTACGCGACGATTCTACCGGAAAGCCGTTGATCCAGTCGGGCCGGGGGAATGCATCGCTCTTCGCTTTCTACACTGTACCGAAGGGTCGCATGAAGGGCTTCGGCTTCGGGGGTGGCATGCGGTACACCTCGAAATCCTATGGTGGCGAGGCCGATTACGGCAGCGTATGGGTGCCGCAATATGCCGTGTTCGATGCTTCCGTGCGCTATGACCTGACGAACCTGTCTCATACGCTGCGTGGGTGGACGGTCGGCGCAAGCGTGCGCAATCTGTTCGACAGGAACTTCATCGCCAACTGTCTGAGCTATGCATCCTATGGCCAGGAGTTCTGCTACTACGGTGAACGCCGCAATGCGCAGGCCAATATTGGCTATAGCTGGTAAAATCCTCACGGTCGGCCGGGACCATCGCGACCTTATCCTTCGATTGTTGGTCGCGCTTCCCGGTGGTTATTCGCTTGCCGGCCTTGGGGGCGTCTGCCTGAGCCTCTGGTTGCCGCTTTCGCGGGCGGATGACGCCATGGCTGGCATTCTCTTCGGGCTCGTCATCTGGCCGGTCGTGTTTATCGTTTCATTCGGACTGTCCAGCGTGCGGCGCTTGCTGGCAGGGCTTGCCGGAGGTCTGCTGGTGCTCGCTCTCTTGACGATCGAAAGCGGGTGGCGACCATGAAGGAGACATTTCGGGCGTCGATGGCGTGGCTGCATACAGCCCTTGGATTGACCACCGGCTGGGTGCTTTATGCCATTGCGTTGTCCGGCGCGCTGAGTGTTTTTCGACAAGCCATCAATTTATGGGCTCGTCCGGAACTGGGGGCGGCATCCGTGGATGCCGTTCAGGCCGATAGCCTTGCCATCGCGTGGCTTAATCGGCATGCGGCATCGTCGGGCGCGTGGTATCTGGGAAGCGCAACGGCGGACGCGCCTTTCGCGAGCGCCATCTGGTCCGATCCACATGGCAGGTTTCTGCAACGTGTTTTCGATCCGTCAAGCAGCAGTCCGGAAGGTATTCGCGACACGCTGGGCGGCGAATTTTTCTATCGCTTCCATTTCGAGCTTCAGTTGCCCTATCCATGGGGGCGGTTGATTGCGGCGGTCGCGGCACTGGCGATGGTTGCGGGACTGATCACGGGAATCGTCATCCACCGACGGATGTTTGCCGATTTCTTTACGTTCCGGATGCGGCGTGGACAGCGAAGTTGGCTCGATGCCCATAATCTTCTTGGCGTCGCGGCGCTGCCGTTTCATCTGATGATCTCCTTTACAGGCGCCGTCATGCTGGGGTCGTTGCTCCTGCCCTGGAGTACGCAGGCGATCTATCGGCATGACATCGCAAGCTCGTTCACCGATCTGAACCCTGCGTTGTATTCACGGCCGGTTCTGGGTCAGCCGGGGCGGCTTGCACCCATGGCGCCATTGCTGCGGGAGTCGGAACGACGCTTTGAGGGTGCCGGGATTGCGCAGATCTACGTGACCAATCCGGCTGATCGTGCCTCCGTGGTGGCCGTCATCGCCGGTAACGATGGTGTGGTCAGCACGGCAGTGCGAACCCTGATTTTCGATGGCCCGACAGGTCGGCTGATCAGCGAACACGTGGAGAAAAGACCGGTCATTGGCGCTTATGCCCTCCTCTATGGCTTACACGTGGCGCGTTTTGCGCCGTGCCTTGCGCGATGGCTTTATTTCCTGTCCGGTTTGATGTTGGCGGGCGTGATCGGCAGCGGCATGCATCTCTGGGTGATCAAGCGGCTGCGGCGACAATCGCACCTCGGGCATCGAATTGCCGGACGGCTGAATACGGGCGTGCTGGCCGGGGCACCTTTGGGCTTTGCCACGTTTTTTCTGGCCAATCGAATTCTGCCATCCATGATGGCCGGCCGTGCCCGGTATGAGGTCCAGTCGGTTTTCATCGTCTGGGCGATGGCCATTGTTTTCGCATTCCTGCGCCGCCCGGCACGTGCGTGGCCGGAATTGTGGGGCTGCAATGCGTTGGCCTGCATGACCATCGCCCTGCTGGGTGCGCCCTGGCATAAGCCGGTCGCCATTGGCGTCAGTCTGACGGCTCTCGTGCTGGCGGGCGCTTTCGGTTATGCGGCCGGACGATCCGCAGCGCGGAAGGTGTTCGCAATATGATCGGCGTGGGCGTTCTCTGCGGGCAGGGGGGCATGCTGCTGCTTGCCGCAGGTTCGATACGTGGTGGCAGCGTTATCTCCCGTCGCGTGCCATCGGTATTCTTCCGGCGGATGCTGCAATCGGGCGGCGTTGGATTGATGGGGTTGAGCCTTTGGCTTCAGTTGCACAATGCCGCAACGCCTGCCATCTCCCTGCTTGTCTGGATTGGTATCGTCAGTATCGAAATTCTGACGACGGCCTTGGTTCAGACCGGCCTTGACCGTCGCAGGGAATCTCCTCTTGGGGCGCGTGCCTTAAAGCGGGGAGGACAGGAGCGTCTGGGCCTGTTGCATGAGCGGCAACCATAGATCCGGCCGGATGGTATCGACCACGCGAGTGGGATCGGCGAATGAGGCGATCGTACCATGGGCGACATTCCGGGCGACACGCTGGATCGTTGGGCTATCCTGCGTGGGATGAGGATGGACGACCAATGCCTGCGCGCTGCCAAGCGCGGCGAGACGATGTGACAGGGCAGCGATCTCGGCGGGGTGCAACGGTGTCTCGCCGCCAGCTATTTCGTCATGAGCTATCTGGCCTTCAGCGCGCCCGCCTTCGTCGCGGGTTTTGCCGTTCGCGCATGCGGTCTGCGGTCTGCGGTCTGCGGACGACGACCGACGCTTATGTTGCGCTTCTTCTGATGCTGACAGCACTCACGCTGCGCGGTCTGAGCCGGGACAGAGTGATGACCGACGCTTGTTCTGCTCCGTTGCGTTGATCCGGACAGTTGTGGCGTTACAGGGGGCTGGCTTATAGGGCTTTCGGATAGAAAAAGATGCCCTGGCGTAGTTTGCCTTTTCGGGTTGCCAAGGTTGGGGTCGTGGGTTCGAATCCCATCGCCCGCTCCAGAAAATCAATAAGAATCAGTCTTCAACAGACCTGATGGCCAAACGGCTTTTACGCCGTTTCAGGCATAGGGTGTGTTGATCATGGCGGCCATAATGCCGCGGGTTCCCTTGTCGATCAGGTCGAGGAACACGGCTTTCGCTGCCGAGGCATCTTCTCGCTGCCGGAATATCCGATGGGCTTGAACGAACGCCACGCTCCAGGTCGACAGCAGTAGATTCGCGGCCAACAATGTGTCTGCGTCGGTCGGTTCGCGTTGGCTGCATTCGGCGAGCGACGCAGCCACCACTTGTGCGAATTCATCGCGGATTGCCCGCGCCCGCGCCATGAGCGTTTCGCTCGCTTCCACCGTCTCCACGAATTTTCGGCTTCCGGCAAAAA is a genomic window containing:
- a CDS encoding LON peptidase substrate-binding domain-containing protein, which produces MSETSGDVFGGDDIPRRLPRLHEATLADIPAQVGLFPLSGALLLPWGKLPLNVFEPRYIALIEDALAGNRLIGMVQPRDEADDEPAPPLYQVGCLGRITAFTERADGTFAITLSGVARFRILRESDGPRGYRIANIDASGYAADLTELEPAPIDRDRLMESLKRYFAAHQLRTSWTVIEQMEDDTLLVVLPMLVPFSADEKQALLEADTIDARAEVLFTLLEEDVDPDDDDDYEE
- a CDS encoding tetratricopeptide repeat protein, with the translated sequence MDHLIGQPRGSQQPGSSFISDTPAPPQAGSVMIVDADQRSFMPEVLDASRDLPVLVDFWAPWCGPCRQFTPVLEKVVTAAGGRVKLVKVDIEANQALAGQLAQIGLPIQSIPLVAAFYKGQIVDLIQGAQPESEVKRFIEALLKLTGGAMPSADILAAARTALQENRAEEAVGLFASLLEIEPENPDGWGGMIRALIALDDDAGAAEALSQVPAKLADHPEVSGARAALALHQEGRAAAAALDGLRTELAASPGDHTLRFRLAGALNGAGQRAEAAQALLDIIRTDRDWNNGAAKTELLRFFEAWGNADPATLPARRKLSAMLFA
- a CDS encoding TonB-dependent siderophore receptor — translated: MHRSRVICLIPFSLIFGGEAFAADQQEKAGQPHQRGTSAARQSPAQAATVERLEVRGRRPATIASSATKNDTPLIETAQSVTVVTRNEMDIRGVLNLNQAVRYTAGITPDLRGGEGSRYDQFLLRGFMVPTFLDGLKLQDSPTGYAVAQTDTSRLDRVEILKGPASALYGQSSPGGLVALSSKLPTDRQSYGGVNATGGMFDLYRVDADVGGWATKDGLVRYRVYGTVNGQHTQLSRTGSRRFSISPAFTFGGDGPTTLTLLGNYQYDPENGSYGGVPLVGSLKPAPFGYLPRNFYDGDVPYEKFNRRQGAITYIFNHRFNNDWVFTTRGRYDDVKTQYRSVYNSGYYIDDETLARSAFGTNEHTHNLTFDSQFKGHVRTGPLRHTMMFGFDYMQQRATELGFYGSAPSLNVFHPDYDMNIPAASPYVDYLTNSHQIGVYGQDEIRWKGLILTGSLRNDWYRSHQIEHLSGSDTRENPSQITWRASGLYHFDFGLSPYISYSTSFQPQSGIVSNDGGATLRQADPSIGKQLEGGVKYQIPGTPILLTAAGFHIEQTNVLVSGVNTGYSTESGLVHSDGFEFEAHVEAYKNLMITAAVSTQKVRDDSTGKPLIQSGRGNASLFAFYTVPKGRMKGFGFGGGMRYTSKSYGGEADYGSVWVPQYAVFDASVRYDLTNLSHTLRGWTVGASVRNLFDRNFIANCLSYASYGQEFCYYGERRNAQANIGYSW
- a CDS encoding PepSY-associated TM helix domain-containing protein, translated to MKETFRASMAWLHTALGLTTGWVLYAIALSGALSVFRQAINLWARPELGAASVDAVQADSLAIAWLNRHAASSGAWYLGSATADAPFASAIWSDPHGRFLQRVFDPSSSSPEGIRDTLGGEFFYRFHFELQLPYPWGRLIAAVAALAMVAGLITGIVIHRRMFADFFTFRMRRGQRSWLDAHNLLGVAALPFHLMISFTGAVMLGSLLLPWSTQAIYRHDIASSFTDLNPALYSRPVLGQPGRLAPMAPLLRESERRFEGAGIAQIYVTNPADRASVVAVIAGNDGVVSTAVRTLIFDGPTGRLISEHVEKRPVIGAYALLYGLHVARFAPCLARWLYFLSGLMLAGVIGSGMHLWVIKRLRRQSHLGHRIAGRLNTGVLAGAPLGFATFFLANRILPSMMAGRARYEVQSVFIVWAMAIVFAFLRRPARAWPELWGCNALACMTIALLGAPWHKPVAIGVSLTALVLAGAFGYAAGRSAARKVFAI
- a CDS encoding TetR/AcrR family transcriptional regulator yields the protein MSTIPDRHTRRRLATRQAISDAATRLFLENGFDHVTVDEIAEAADVGRMTVFNHFPRKEDMFFDRDEEGRAMLRAALRESVDGTSPIETLRRFAHELVEGPQPYLRFFAGSRKFVETVEASETLMARARAIRDEFAQVVAASLAECSQREPTDADTLLAANLLLSTWSVAFVQAHRIFRQREDASAAKAVFLDLIDKGTRGIMAAMINTPYA